In Labrys monachus, the genomic stretch GTGCAGTCCGGGTGAGAGGGTCTCGCAAAAGGCCCGGCCGAAGATCAGGCCGTCGCGGATGGCGGAGATGTCGCTGCGCGTGCGGATGAGGTCGCGGTACCACAGCCCGTCCTCGGCCTCGCCGACGAGCGCCGCGCCGACCAGCCGCCGCCCCTTCAGCACCAGCCGCTTGCAGAGGCCGGCGGCCCGATCCTCCAGGATGATGTCGTCGCTGCCGGCCTCGCCGAGGAAGTCTCCGGCGGAAAAGACGGGAATGCCGGAGACCTTGAGATTGGTGGAGAGCGCCGTGCCCTCATACGCGGCGTCGAGCTCGCCGCCCCAGCGCCGGGCCAGCACCGCCGCCTGTTCATAGGCCGGCTGGACGAGCCCGTAGACGATGCCGCGATGCTCCGCGCATTCGCCGATGGCGTGGATGAACGGGACGACGGTCGAAAGGTGATCGTCGATCAGCACGCCCCGCTTGGTCGGCAGGCCGGCGCCCACGGCCAGCTCGATGTTGGGGCGGACCCCGGCCGCGACGACGACCAGGTCCGCCGGCAGGCAGGAGCCGTCGGCGAAGGCCAGCCCCTCCGCCGCCTGCCGTCCCACCACCTCGGTGGTCCGGGCGTCGAGCAGAACGCGGATCCCCTTGCGCTCGATCGCCCGCTTGAGGAAGGCGGCGCTGCGGCGGTCGAGCTGGCGTTCCATCAGCCGGTCCATGACGTGGACGAGCGTCACCGGGGCGCCACCTTTCGCCAGGGCGTAGGCGGCCTCGATACCGAGCAGGCCGCCGCCGATCACCGCGATGCGCCTGCCGTCCTGCGCCGCCTGCCGCATGGCCGCGAGGTCGCCGAGGTCGCGGAAGCTCATCACGCCCGGCAGCGACATGCCCGGCATCGGCAGGCGCAGGGCGGACGAGCCGGTGGCCAGCACCAGCCGGTCGAAGGCAAGGCGTCCGCCATCTTCCAGGACCGCCTGGCGGCCGGCCGGATCGATCGCCATGACGCGCCGGCCGGTCAAGAGGCGGATGCCGTGCGCCTCGTACCAGTCGCGATCACGCAGCGCGATCTCGGCCTCGCCGATGTCCCCGGCCAGGAGGGCGGAGAGCAGGACGCGGTTGTAGCCGGCTTGCGGTTCGGAGCCGACGACGGTGACGGCGAAGCGCCCGGGGGCATGGCGCATCACCTCTTCGCACAGCCGCACGCTGGCCATGCCGTTGCCGACGATCAGGAGCTTTTCGAGCATGATGTGTCCTCAGATGCGGGCGGCGGCCATGCCGCCTTCGGCGATCCAGGTCGCGCGCCAGCGTCGCTTCACGCGGGTGAGGGCGGCGAGCGCCAGCGCGGCCAGGGTGGCGAAGATCAGGAAGCCGGCCTGGTAGGATCCGGTGATCTGCCTGGAGAAACCGAGGCTGGAGGCGAGATAGAAGCCGCCGACGCCGCCGGTCATGCCGACCAGCCCGGTCATGACGCCGATCTCGGCCCGGAAGCGCTGCGGCACCAGCTGGAAGACGGCGCCGTTGCCCATGCCGAGCGCCAGCATGCCGACGAGCAGGACCGCGAAGCCGGCCCAGAGCGAGCCGAAGCCGAAGCTCGCCAGCACCAGGGCGACGACCGCCACGCCATAGAGCAGGGTGAGCATGCGCACGCCGCCGAAGCGGTCCGACGCCGCGCCGCCCAGCGGCCGCACCAGCGAGCCGGCGAAGACGCAGCCCGCGGTGCAATAGCCGGCCGTGACCGGATCAAGGCCGTATTGCGTGTTGAAATAGATGCCGAGGGAGGAGGCGAGCCCCGAAAAGCCGCCGAAGGTCACGGCATAATAGAACATGAACCACCAGGCGTCGGGCTGGCGCAGCACCCTGGCATATTCGACGAACGACTTGGACGGCGGCTGGTCCGGGCTGTCCTTGGCGCAGGCGAGATAGACGATGAGGGCCAGCGCCAGGGGGATGGTCGCGAGGCCGATGACATTGCTCCACCCGAAGGCGGCCGCCAGCATCGGCGCGAACAGAGCGGCGAACACCGTGCCGGAATTGCCCGCGCCGGCGATGCCCAGCGCCACGCCCTGATATTTCGGCGGATACCAGCGCGAGGCGAGCGGCAGCGCGACGGCGAAGGAGGCGCCGGCAAGGCCGAGGACGAGCCCGAGCGCCAGCACGGTGCCGTAGCTGCGTATGCCGAAATGCCAGAAGGCGAGCAGCCCGGCGATGACGATGACCTGCGCCAGGATGCCGGTGAGCCGCGGGCGCAGGCGATCGACGAGATAGCCGTTCACCACGCGCAGGAAGGCGCCGGCGAGCACGGGCAGCGCCACCATCAGGCCCTTCTCGGCCGGATCGAGATCGAGGTCATGCGCGATCTGCACGGCGAGCGGCCCGAGGATGATCCAGACCATGAAGCTCATGTCGAAATAGAAGAAGGCGGCGAGCAATGTCGGCCAATGCCCGGATCTGAGGAAATCCCTCGTCTTCATCGTCGCGCTCCGCTGGGTTGTAGGCGCAAAACAAAAAAGCCGCCGATCCATCCCAAGCCGAAAGGCGGCAGGAATGGATCGGCGGCGATGCCGTAGCGCGCCCATCGACGGGCGCAGGGCCTCAGGAGGCCAGATTCGGAAGGGGAACCGCGGGTCGGACCGTCATTGGCCCAGGCGGTGCAACGAAAGGATCATGCCTTTCAACATGCCGTAATTTACGCGGCGGATGCTTTTTTGAGCAAGGCCAAATTTTATGCGTGAAGCGCCAAAGCTGCCGATATTTTCGGCTGGACGCTCGGTGCGCCGG encodes the following:
- a CDS encoding NAD(P)/FAD-dependent oxidoreductase, translated to MLEKLLIVGNGMASVRLCEEVMRHAPGRFAVTVVGSEPQAGYNRVLLSALLAGDIGEAEIALRDRDWYEAHGIRLLTGRRVMAIDPAGRQAVLEDGGRLAFDRLVLATGSSALRLPMPGMSLPGVMSFRDLGDLAAMRQAAQDGRRIAVIGGGLLGIEAAYALAKGGAPVTLVHVMDRLMERQLDRRSAAFLKRAIERKGIRVLLDARTTEVVGRQAAEGLAFADGSCLPADLVVVAAGVRPNIELAVGAGLPTKRGVLIDDHLSTVVPFIHAIGECAEHRGIVYGLVQPAYEQAAVLARRWGGELDAAYEGTALSTNLKVSGIPVFSAGDFLGEAGSDDIILEDRAAGLCKRLVLKGRRLVGAALVGEAEDGLWYRDLIRTRSDISAIRDGLIFGRAFCETLSPGLHREAA
- a CDS encoding nitrate/nitrite transporter, translating into MKTRDFLRSGHWPTLLAAFFYFDMSFMVWIILGPLAVQIAHDLDLDPAEKGLMVALPVLAGAFLRVVNGYLVDRLRPRLTGILAQVIVIAGLLAFWHFGIRSYGTVLALGLVLGLAGASFAVALPLASRWYPPKYQGVALGIAGAGNSGTVFAALFAPMLAAAFGWSNVIGLATIPLALALIVYLACAKDSPDQPPSKSFVEYARVLRQPDAWWFMFYYAVTFGGFSGLASSLGIYFNTQYGLDPVTAGYCTAGCVFAGSLVRPLGGAASDRFGGVRMLTLLYGVAVVALVLASFGFGSLWAGFAVLLVGMLALGMGNGAVFQLVPQRFRAEIGVMTGLVGMTGGVGGFYLASSLGFSRQITGSYQAGFLIFATLAALALAALTRVKRRWRATWIAEGGMAAARI